The following are encoded together in the Poseidonibacter lekithochrous genome:
- a CDS encoding type II toxin-antitoxin system RelB/DinJ family antitoxin, translating into MVVEKSRTNVYLDTNLKEQAKEIYKHYGLSLSEAVNMFLAQSVFNRGLPFEVKIPNDMTLETMKDIETGENYEDIRLEDLNK; encoded by the coding sequence ATGGTAGTAGAAAAATCAAGAACAAATGTTTATTTAGATACAAATTTAAAAGAGCAAGCAAAAGAAATATATAAACACTATGGATTAAGTCTTAGTGAAGCAGTTAATATGTTTTTAGCTCAATCTGTATTTAATAGAGGTTTACCTTTTGAAGTTAAAATTCCAAATGATATGACATTAGAAACTATGAAAGATATAGAAACTGGTGAAAACTATGAAGATATAAGATTAGAGGATTTAAATAAATAA
- a CDS encoding type II toxin-antitoxin system YafQ family toxin, producing the protein MLLKRHKYFRKDEIKVKLTDEQYTKRIKYLSCILQGKELPSESRDHALLGDYKGMREFHLGGDMLLIYTVIDDVLYLQRLGTHSQLFK; encoded by the coding sequence ATGCTTCTAAAAAGACATAAATATTTTAGAAAAGATGAGATAAAAGTAAAACTTACTGATGAACAATATACTAAGAGAATTAAGTATTTATCATGCATACTACAAGGTAAGGAATTACCAAGTGAATCTAGAGATCATGCCTTACTTGGTGATTATAAAGGTATGAGAGAATTTCATCTAGGTGGGGATATGTTACTAATATATACTGTTATCGATGATGTTTTATATTTACAAAGACTTGGAACTCATAGTCAATTATTTAAATAA
- a CDS encoding energy-coupling factor ABC transporter ATP-binding protein encodes MMNSLYELNNIEQHYDGRKVLNIENLRLDENQIIGFFGPNGSGKSTLFSLLSFVDKPSFGEISFNGLCNKKMDLETRQSVVMVPQNPYLLKRTVYENVSYGLKLRKQTDNLDAKVLEALALVGLDSSFSQRKWSQLSGGEAQRVALAARLILKPKVLILDEPTSGVDTNSAQLIKEAILCAKQKYNTTIFISSHDHNWLNHICDRRVALFQGNLVESGSVNLLFAPWEKNSEGNLVKVFMDGQRLVIPNSEEKKRDSVVMINSDDIIICRENCEHMKNENTLIGEVQSIRQQPSGNHLLIEFSVGGVSFSSRLTREEMQKQTLLPGDKIHVNIDTCGVCWI; translated from the coding sequence CTTAGATTAGATGAAAATCAAATCATCGGTTTCTTTGGTCCAAATGGTAGTGGTAAATCAACACTATTTTCATTACTTTCTTTTGTAGATAAACCTAGCTTTGGAGAAATCTCTTTTAATGGTTTGTGCAATAAAAAAATGGATTTAGAGACTAGACAAAGTGTAGTGATGGTACCTCAAAATCCTTACCTTTTAAAACGAACAGTTTATGAAAATGTATCTTATGGTTTGAAGCTTCGAAAACAAACTGATAATTTAGATGCAAAAGTGTTGGAAGCTTTGGCTTTAGTGGGGCTTGATAGTTCATTTTCTCAGAGGAAATGGAGTCAGTTATCTGGTGGTGAGGCTCAAAGAGTAGCTCTTGCTGCAAGACTAATACTAAAACCAAAGGTTCTAATCTTAGATGAACCAACAAGTGGTGTAGATACAAACTCAGCACAACTAATCAAAGAAGCAATTCTTTGTGCAAAACAAAAATACAATACTACAATCTTTATCTCAAGTCACGACCATAACTGGCTAAATCACATCTGTGATAGAAGGGTAGCACTGTTTCAAGGAAACTTGGTTGAGAGTGGAAGTGTAAACTTACTTTTCGCACCTTGGGAGAAAAATAGTGAGGGAAATCTTGTAAAAGTATTCATGGATGGACAAAGATTGGTTATTCCCAATAGTGAAGAAAAAAAACGTGATTCTGTTGTAATGATAAATAGTGATGATATTATTATCTGTAGAGAAAACTGCGAACATATGAAAAACGAAAATACACTAATTGGTGAAGTACAATCTATAAGACAACAACCATCAGGAAATCATCTACTAATAGAGTTTTCAGTAGGGGGAGTGAGCTTCAGCTCTAGGCTAACAAGAGAAGAGATGCAAAAGCAAACTCTTCTTCCTGGGGATAAGATTCATGTGAATATTGATACGTGTGGGGTTTGTTGGATTTAG
- a CDS encoding DUF4231 domain-containing protein — protein MDLELNSKTLPGLHKLASDASSSSQKNYFLSLGAYLFLVIIAVSVSFYFPKDAMGAIISASFFFITLGILIALKYFKPDDQWYNGRAVAESVKTRSWRWCMRAEPYLDNVDIQIVSKEFMGDLKSILDQNKNLSKTIHDDETPNEPISETMKKIRKLSFEDRLEIYTKQRILDQSKWYSKKANYNKKKAKFWFIVSILLHVLAIGFLLFRIKDPELSLPVDVIATMATAVFTWIQAKKHNELVSSYTLTAHEITIIKGESSYIKDEKELSDFVLNSENAFSREHTQWVARKLD, from the coding sequence ATGGATTTAGAGTTAAACAGTAAGACACTTCCTGGATTACATAAACTTGCAAGTGATGCGTCAAGTAGTTCTCAAAAAAATTATTTTTTAAGCCTTGGAGCATATTTATTTCTAGTAATTATTGCAGTTAGTGTATCTTTTTATTTTCCTAAAGATGCTATGGGAGCGATCATATCTGCTAGTTTCTTTTTTATTACACTTGGTATTTTAATTGCATTAAAATATTTTAAACCTGATGATCAATGGTATAATGGCCGAGCTGTAGCAGAATCTGTTAAAACTAGGTCTTGGAGATGGTGTATGCGTGCCGAACCATATCTTGATAATGTTGATATTCAAATAGTTTCTAAAGAGTTTATGGGTGATTTAAAAAGTATCTTAGACCAAAATAAAAACTTATCTAAAACAATACATGATGATGAAACACCGAATGAACCTATTTCTGAAACTATGAAAAAAATTAGAAAGTTGAGTTTTGAAGATAGGTTAGAGATATACACAAAACAAAGAATTTTAGATCAATCCAAATGGTATAGTAAAAAAGCTAATTATAATAAAAAGAAAGCAAAGTTTTGGTTTATAGTATCAATTTTATTACATGTTCTTGCCATTGGATTTTTATTATTTAGAATTAAAGACCCTGAATTAAGTCTTCCTGTTGATGTAATTGCTACTATGGCAACTGCTGTATTTACATGGATACAAGCAAAAAAACATAATGAACTTGTTTCCTCTTATACTTTAACTGCTCATGAAATTACTATTATAAAAGGTGAATCTTCATATATAAAAGATGAAAAAGAGCTTTCTGATTTTGTATTAAATAGCGAAAATGCATTCTCAAGAGAACATACTCAATGGGTTGCTAGAAAACTTGATTAA